A genome region from Trachemys scripta elegans isolate TJP31775 chromosome 2, CAS_Tse_1.0, whole genome shotgun sequence includes the following:
- the LOC117871688 gene encoding lymphocyte antigen 6E-like, with product MKAYLIILLATVLWAERAHSLHCHVCNTTTANTCTNPVNCSTADRYCTTFIRNGSTPDYVLEKRCSPSCPLSTMIKTLATSQSSFLCCQEDLCNGVGDIRIGFPALAMSIFAGFVVTFVRTGV from the exons ATGAAGGCTTATCTAATCATTTTGCTGGCCACAGTCCTGTGGGCAGAGAGAG CTCACTCACTGCATTGCCACGTGTGCAACACCACAACGGCGAACACCTGCACGAATCCCGTCAATTGCTCAACCGCTGATCGTTACTGCACGACATTTATTAGAA ATGGCTCCACTCCTGACTATGTCCTGGAGAAGAGATGTTCCCCATCGTGCCCACTCTCTACAATGATTAAAACTCTTGCCACGTCCCAATCTTCTTTTCTCTGCTGCCAGGAAGATTTGTGCAATGGGGTGGGTGACATAAGAATTGGCTTCCCGGCATTGGCAATGAGCATCTTTGCTGGCTTTGTTGTCACCTTTGTCAGGACGGGAGTGTGA